The DNA window tttttttttttcaaaagctatttgaagtaggttttgagcttttagcttgtgcttttttttcttccatttatactcttattattttaacaaaataatattatttttatcaattaaaataattttttatattattttatatgtatgAGCTAATGAAACAGCTATTTTATCAAACATTCATGTTAGCTTATGAGCCTAAAACAACTAATTAACTTAGTTAATTAATTGTTAAGAAAATAATCAAAATTACTTAACCATTTAAGACACATCGTTATGGATTACTCATAGAACATCTATGACCGTAGTTCAGGGCTCAGGCTAGGGTGAGAGACCTGTTTAGGTCTCTTACCGTGAGagacttcatttttttttttggttttaaatgtttttcagcCATTGGATTAAATTATGGTACCATTAGATTAAATTGGGGTTGCTGATAGTATGGTGTACCCAATACACACAATAATACTCCATAAtattgatgcatgtgttatgCTATTTCCAATGTCTGAACCAAACAGTAAAAGTACAAAATTCTGCATTAAATGATTATAGCATCAATTAATTGctgaagaaataaataaaaaatgaaaaaaatggacGTTGGAGCAAATTGATTCTTACATTATTTCAACATATATGGATACCATATATGGATaccaaagaagaaaaatatatattttttcacatGCATTCCTCATTAACATTATATAAAAcgttactaaattaaaattaattagagaaaaattgtataattaaaattataattaatattgttttttatttaaaattttgatgtttttttaaattttaaaaaataaataaagtttaaataaataaatctaacgttaaatttattttgtaaaatttaaaatttgatttttttttaaaataaattttgtttaagTTATAAAATCTCACGTtaactttaaatttgttttttttttaatttaaaaaataaattatgtataaattttaaaatttaacgttaatttaaatttaaattttttttaattaaaacaattattttgacgtttaaataaattattttaacctataataataataatagtaataataatagagttaaaaggtagtgcactgacagtgtaaaatagttttacactgtcatccaatagaaaatcataaatgtgccatgttattaaatttttttaaaataaaaaattgatttaattggatacatgggtggcgattggttgacaatgtaaaaatattttacactgtcagtgcatcaccccttttctcataataataataattattattattataaactacaataatagtaataataataataataatattaacaacacatatttataattttataataaccataataataataatattaaaataataaccaaaataataataataatagtaataataataacaaccatATTATAGATGAACtaatgatgtccgactatgtgtggaccatgtcagggagtcaactgatgatggtcaactatgccTGAACCATGTCACAAATGAACTGATGATGCCCGACTATgtatgaaccatgtcagggagtaaactgatgatggtcaactatgcttgaaccatgttacagatgaactgatgatgtctGACTATGCCTGGACCATGTTAGGgagtcaacagatgatggtcaactatgggtgaaccatgttacagatgaactgatgatgtctGACTATGTGGGAACCATGTCAAGGTGTCAACTAATGATGGTCATCAATGCttgaaccatgttacagatgaactgatgatgttcgactatgcctgaaccatgtcaaggagtcaactgatgatggtcaactatggatgaaccatgttacagatgaactgatgatgtccgactatgtgggaaccatgtcagggagtcaattaatgatggtcaactatgtttgaaccatgttacaaatgaactgatgatgtccgactatgtgtgaactatgtcagggagtcaactgatgatggtcaactatgtgtgaaccatgttacaaGTGAACTGATGATAtatgactatgtgtgaaccatgtcagagagtcAATAGATAATGATCAACTATGTAtgtaccatgttacagatgaactgacgatgtccgactatgtgtgaaccatgtcagggagtcaactaatAATGTCGACTATGTGTGTATCATGTTATAGATGAACtaatgatgtccgactatgtgtgaaccatgttagggagtcaactgatgatggtcaattatgtgtgtaccatgttacagatgaactgatgatatCCGacaatgtgtgaaccatgtcagggagtcaattgatgatggtaaactatgtgtgtaCCATGTTACATATGAACTGATGATGCCCGacaatgtgtgaaccatgttagggagttAACTAATGATGGTCAACAATGCATGAACCATGTTACATATgaactgatgatgtccgactatgccTGAACAaggtcagggagtcaactgatgatggtcaactatcttttaaccatgttacagatgaactaatGATGTCCGACTATGGCTGAACCATGTAAAGGAGTCAACTGTTAATGATCAACTATGGGTGAAACATGTTACAGATGagctgatgatggtcaactatgtgttaaccatgtgagggatgaactgatgatggtcaactttGTGTTCACCATGTATGGGATGAACTGATGATTGTCAAcaatgtgttaaccatgtcaaggAGTCACCTGACgatgttcgactatgtgtgaagCATGATACAGATGAATTGATGATGGTCAAccatgtgttaaccatgttacagatgaatagatgatggtcaactatgtgttaaccatgtcagggattcaactaatgatggtaaactatgtgtgaaccatttcAGGAATTCAATttatgatggtaaactatgtgttaaccatgtcagggattcaattgatgatggtaaactatgtgtgaaccatgtcagggattcaactgatgatgataTACTACGTGTGAACCATGTCATGGATTCAACTGATTATGGTAAACTATGTATGAagcgtgttacagatgaactgatgatggtcaactatgtgttaaccatgtcagggattcaacggatgatggtaaactatgtgtgaaccatgtcagggattcaactgatgatggtaaactatgtgtgaaccatgtcagggattcaactgacgatggtaaactatttgtgaagcatgtcagggattcaactgacgatggtaaactatgtgggaagcatgttacaaatgaactgatgatggtcaactatgtgtgaaccatgtcagggatttaacCGATAATTGTAaattatgtgttaaccatgtcagggattctactggtgatggtaaactatgtgtgatccatgtcatggattcaacttatgatggtaaactatgtgtgaagcatgtgacaaatgaactgatgatggtcaactatgtgttaaccatatcagggattcaactgatgatggtcaactatgtgttactCATGTaaaggattcaactgatgatggtaaactatgtgttaaccatgccAGAGAATCAAATGATGATGGTAAtttatgtgttaaccatgttagggattcaactgatgatgttgaactacgtgtgaaccatgtcagggattcaactgatgatgtccaactatgtgtgaagcgtgtCAGGGATTCAACCAATGATGGTAAacaatgtgtgaaccatgtcagggagtcaactgatgattgtaaactatgtgtgaagcatgttagGAATTCAACTGataatgtcgaactatgtgtgaaccatgtcagggattcaactgatgatgtcgaactatgtgtctaccatgtcagggattcaactgatgatgtcaaactatgggtgatccatgtcagagattcaactgatgatgtcgaactatgtgtgaaccatgtcagggattcaactgatgatgtcgaactatgtgtctaccatgtcagggattcaactgatgatgtctaactatgtgtgaaccatgtcagggattcaacggatgatgtccaactatgtgtgaaacatgtcagggattcaactgatgatgtcgaaccatgtgtttACCATGTCACGGATTCTACTGATgaagtcgaactatgtgtgatccatgtcacggattctactgatgatgtcgaactatgtgttaatcatgtcagggattcaactaatgatgtccaactatgtgtgaaacatgtcagggattcatctgatgatgtcgaactatgggTCTACCATGTCAtgaattcaactgatgatgtctaactatgtgtgagacatgtcagggagtcaactgatgatgtcgaactatgtgtgaaccatgtcagggattcaactgatgatgtcaaactatgtgtgaaacatgtcagagatttaactgatgatgtcgaactatgtgtgaaccatgtcagggattcaactgatgatgtcgaactatgtgttaaccatgtcagggattcaactgatgatgttgaactacgtgtgaaccatgtcagggattcaactgatgatgtccaactatgtgtgaagcgtgtCAGGGATTCAACCGATGATGGTAAacaatgtgtgaaccatgtcagggagtcaactaaagattgtaaactatgtgtgaagcatgtcagggattcaactgatgatggtaaactatgtgtgaaccatgtcaggtagtcaactgatgatggtaaactatgtattAACCACTATGTTGTTAATCTCGGAAAGCGGCGCGGCGCGGTCAATCCTAAAATGGGAGCGGCGCGGAAGCGGGGAGCGATGCGGCCGCTATTTTAGCAACGCGGACActaagaaaatatatattttaatagcacttatatatatatatatatatatatatatatatatatatatatatatataaataaataaataatttaatagcacttatatattattttttatttatttaggagGATTAATTATGTATATCTAAAAAAACTATTAAGTTGACAGACtaactatttaaaaaattattattttttaacgcatattattatattttttataattagtgaAGTATAGTGGTATATAGCTGTCCTAAGAAATAGCATTCTTGACTTTTCAACCCCTAAGGCTTAGTGGTAAATATTGCCCCACGTCATCCCTTTTCTTCTCCCcacttcatctttttttcttctctctccccaCCGACCCCacttcatctcttcttcttcccgTACCCCacttcatctcttcttcttcttcttctctttctccacCGACTCTCTACGTCATCTCGTCTTCTTCTCTCTCTCCACCGACTCTCTACGTCATCTCGTCTTCTTCTCTCTCTACTTCAACTCGTCTTCTTCTCCCTCTCCACTTCAACTcgtcttcttctctctctctccactTCACTTGTTCCTGAGCTGCGAGCCGCTAAAAAAATGATGGATCTTACTGTTACAAGTGCAACCAGCAAAAGCGGCGCTTTGGGCCGCATCCGACCCGCTCCGCAACCCGCGACCGCGGCCGCTTTGGACCGCTTTGTGCCGCTTCACCCTAACGCGCTGAACCGGTAAGACCGGAAGCGGCCGTCTCGTTTTTTCCGCTTCGCACCGCGATAGCGGCTGGTGCGGCCGCGATTAACAACATagattaaccatgtcagggattcaactcgTGATGGTAaattatgtgttaaccatgtcagggattcaactgaagaTGGTAAACtacgtgtgaaccatgtcagagattcaactgatgatggtaaactaggtgtgaaccatgtcagggagtcaactgatgatggtaaactacgtGTCAATcatgtcagggatgcactgatgatggtcgactacgtgtgaaccatgtcagatagTCAGCTgatgatgttcgactatgtgtgaaccatgtcagggatgcatggTAGATggaaaactatgtgtgaaccatgtcagatggtcagctgatgatggtcgactatgtgtaaACCATGTCAGTGATGCATGGTAGATGGTCGATTATGTGTGAACCTTGTTAGATAGTCTGCCGATGATGTTTAACTATGTGTAAACCATGTAAGAGATGCATTgcagatggtcaactatgtgtgatccatgtcagatAGTTAGCTGATGATGATCGACTATGTGTGGACCATGTAAGGGATGCACTGAAGatgatcaactatgtgtgaaccatttcAGGTAGTCAACAGACGATGGTTGACTATGTGTGATGTCATGGATACATTGTAGATGATCAACTATATTTGAACCATGTTAGATAGTCAGCTGATGATGGTCGATTATGtctgaaccatgttagggatgcatTATAGGTGGTTAGCTATCTTCAAAAATTATGTATTTgtgaaatattaaaaattatgtatttgtgacaaatattattaacaaaaagtaaataacatgtaatctttaaaaaataaaataaaatgttgttaaaaatataatttcattttaataaaaaaataatgattttttttaaaattgagagtaaatttattttttaattaagaatcatgatttttttattgaaatatttagcatcataattccttatttttataatcacattttttaaaatgaagaataactttgagtttttaaaaatagtgaaaaaatatattttattttatgataaggTATTATGATTTGATAAACTAAAAATTATTTGTTACCAAAATTGGGAGagactatttttaaaaataattatggaGTTATTAAGTGGTCATTTATAACCATTAAATTAGAATGATATCAAAATTTAAATTGAACCTATGGGTAAAACTTGACGATTTTTCGTGTGTATATGAGATTGGTTTTTAagacaaatttaaataatataattagtgCATTGTCTCTCTATTTATATTTCAATTACTAACTTTAATGATTGATTTTTAAGACATATTTATCCTAACCATTTAAtttattatcatcaccaattaTAAACCAATAACAATATGATGTTGAAGAATAatacttaattaattattattattatatatatatatatatatatatatatatatatatatatattatatatatatatatatattatatattatatatatatatatatatatatatataaatatattttgtataaatttattaataaattttgaaaaaattgaaattttagaaattattttcctTTCCCTCTTATATGCTGAAAGTTTCCCACAATTTTTGTTCCATTCCCtctcattttctaaaattttcccTCTTCTATTTTTCAGcttaaatggaaaaaaaattaaattatataaaaataaaaatttcagaaTTTTAAGGACCACTCTCTAACATTCACTTTCTCTCTGTTCTATCTTATCTCTCTCGTCTGCCTCACTCCGAACCTTCACTTTACTTGGATCGCTTCCTGCGTCGTCACAAGTGAAAATGATGGAGAAGACCGGAGCCGGTAGGAAGGAAGAGGTGGTTACCAGAGAGTACACCATCAACCTCCATAAACGCCTCCATGGATGCACATTTAAGAAGAAGGCTCCTAAAGCCATCAAGGAGATTAGGAAGTTTTCCCAAAAAGCAATGGGAACCAACGACGTTCGTGTTAACGTCAAGTTGAACAAGGCTATATGGAGCCAGGGTATTAGAAGTGTCCCAAGAAGAATCAGGGTACGCATTGCTCGCAAGAGAAACGATGATGAGGATGCTAAGGAAGAGGTCTATTCTCTTGTTACCGTTGTCGAAATCCCCAAGGAGGAGCTTAAAGGTTTGGGCACTAAGgttattgatgatgaagattaatgtgttttatttttgttaaagCAATTTTTGAGTTTAATTTTGTTCAGACATCGAGGATATGTTGTATGCCAACATTAATTTTCATTCTCTGTTTTAATTGTGTTTTGTTTGCCGTTCTTAGAAAGATTAAACATCTTATCTCTCTCTGTTCTATCTTATCTCTCTCAAAGCTCCCTCTCTCAATACTACCTTCTCTAAGAATTGCTATGGCTTCTAAGATGATCTGTTACATTTTTTCCCCGATGATTTGTGAATTTGGTTTTTACTCAAGGATGACAAATATCAAGATGTTCTTGGACACTTTCAGAAAGATTTTTGAAGATTGTGGTGTCCGCGAAGAATTTGGGTAAGTTTTAACCTAGAACCCTAATTCATCTCACATTGGCCTGCAAAATAATTAGTTTTTTGTTCTAATATTATTGAGGTACAAAATTATAGGGGCGAAATTTGGTGGTTATGGATCAAGATTATGATGTTGATTGTGTTAACCCTGAAGAATAGGTAGTGATAATT is part of the Vicia villosa cultivar HV-30 ecotype Madison, WI linkage group LG2, Vvil1.0, whole genome shotgun sequence genome and encodes:
- the LOC131652638 gene encoding large ribosomal subunit protein eL31-like: MMEKTGAGRKEEVVTREYTINLHKRLHGCTFKKKAPKAIKEIRKFSQKAMGTNDVRVNVKLNKAIWSQGIRSVPRRIRVRIARKRNDDEDAKEEVYSLVTVVEIPKEELKGLGTKVIDDED